In Aspergillus nidulans FGSC A4 chromosome II, the genomic stretch GGCGTTCTTCTGGGCCGGAGAATGGGCCATATCAACTGCGGTATAGCCGCTCTTATACACCTGGTTCAAAAACCAGAATACCCGAACAGCGGTTCTTGTGTCACTTGGTGCTAATATGTTCGATAACTATCGCCCGCAAGCCATATATAGATTGATTCTGCTTGTCTAGATTGACATCTGATTGGTACTCTGTGCGTGTCACTCCCGACATAACACCCACCTGGGCGGTCTCAGTTACAAAGAGCACGTTCTGAGAGGACTGGTGTACGCGTTCACTTACCTGCCACGTAATTTTAGGTCTTGCACTGATTCTTTAGGAATATGACCCCCGGATCCAGGAAATACTCAAAGTCGTCCCCGAGGGAGCCTGGAGGGAGTTTGCGATGGTGGCTGGACCCTGTCCGCGAGATATCACGGCATGGGACAAGGATGCCCTGATTGGAGATGCAAGCCATCCGCCCTCAGGGGTATTCGGATCTGGCGCGGCATTCACTATGGAAGATGGCTGGATTTTGGCGCAGGCTCTGGCACTTTAAGCATTCGAGAAACTCCAGCGATAGCACGGTACCCGGAAATAATTGGAGATCTTTCAGCAGATTCGTGGTCCCTACTATGAGCGCATGTGAGTGCCAGACTTCTGTACCTTGACCATGTTGCTCAAATGCTGATTTGTGGTTGTTTTGATAGGTACGATTACCTGTCATCCAGGTAAAAGCGCACCCAGGGTACTCGGAAAGAAGTCGTCGACTTTGACAGCATCATCAAGGCGAGGATAGCCGGGTTCGGGTTCACCTCGAGCGGTAAGATGGACTGGATATATAAGAATGACATTGCGCAGGTATGGCGGGAATatcttgctgaagagcaagcggCAGGACTACAAACTGGTGGGAAACAAGGGCATATCGACAGATGGCAGAAATAGATTCGTTGTTGGTAAGATGAATCTCCAACGAGCATAAACACCTGATGCTTGTCTCGCCGCAGATATGAGCAACTGTTACAGCagctgctctggctcttACTATTAATGTCGCACCCGGCTTGGTGTGGCTACCTACTAGGCCTCTTGGTTCTCTATCTCCCACTGGTAATATCTCTGACCTCCGCGATATCGATCGCTAATTAAGCATACTCAGCATGCTCCGGTCAGCCTTGAACTCCACATCTTGCCGAACGATACCTGCTGATGCGTTCAGACAACATAGTAAGCATCGTATTCGCCACCTCCGTCAGGAGTATCGAAAATAGATGGAATTAAATCAGGCCACTCGTCCTCGTAGATACCTGAGGCGGTCGGATGATGAACGAACAGCTTATGGGCAGCATCGATGTCCTCGACGTCAAAAGCTTCGTCTGAGAATCTGAGGCCGAGAAACTTTCGGCTGATGAACTGGAATATCTGCaatggaggaggcggcgtaGGAAAAGTATCTGCATAATGATTTGGCTGGCCGGATGATGAATGCATAATGTCCAGAAACAGGCTCATAAAGCGGGCAGAAGGATTCCACGAGGATTCTCCTGTCTCCTGTGGCAGAGGCGATTTGAGCAGACGCGTCTGGTGTGCGGCATGCACACTAGTGGGCATCGCGATTTGCTCAGGATAGAACGATCCTAAAGGTACAATTGTGACTTTTCTGCTTAGGCTTTTGATATCAGGATTTTTGTTATCTTTCTCGAATATTGGAGAATATCCCTCGTGGTTCAACAGCGTCATTGATGCCAGGAGACACTGCACAGTTTCGGCATAAAGTAAGCTGGCTTGGCCCCGATCTAGGTCGTTAGGTATTGCATCCTCAGGATAAAAGTCAGGCAAGTTTGATCTGCTTTGCGCTCGATGCCGGCTTTGTTGGACCAGAAAGTCTGCCAGCTGTCCGTATATCGGCTCGTGATCTTCATATGCCTCAAAATTAAACACCGGGTATCTTAGTAAATAGGCCATCTCGTCGTTTCTGAGCACCGGCTCGTCCCCTTGGAGTCGAGTGttgatgtccttgaaaaagTGTTCCGGACAGTTGTTCGATGGGTCCAACGGCTGCTGGTATGCCCGGGAGAGCACAGCACCCATCAGGAAAGATTGATACATTGAACGGTGGAATCTCTCCTGCCACTTGAGCCAGTTTTCCTGAGGAGGTGCTGCTTTGTTCTCCTGTTTCAGGTGGAAGTAGCAGTCTCGGCCCCATTCAGTGTTGTAGAGGCAAAAGTCCTCAATGCACCTTATCAGATGCACCAAGTTGAGAATTTGCCGGAGCTCCTCAAAGGATACTTCGTGAGAGTCCGCGCTTAGTGAATCGAGTTGGAAAGGATTTGGTGGAAGCTGTCCCTTATGGAAGTGATCCACCACAACCTTTGTTGCACGAACCTGAGACATCTTAACCACTTGCTCCGATGAACAATTAAGGGTAGAAAATCTTACTGCCATCAACGCATCGCCGAAAGCCGGGATATCCCGAGGCCCTACTTGGCACAATATAGAGTACATGTTGGAGGAGTATAAGGAATGAAGGCGCTTGCATGTTGATGCGAGTGCTATTGCTTGAGATAAACTATTGCAACATTgaagggtgagaagaagagtctCTGGCGGCAGAGAAAGGAAGGTAACCAtggtgaaggagagagaTGGCGTTGGATTAAGGCAAGCTGATCTCGGGCGGGGGATGAGAGGCTTATATCCTAGAAGGAAGGGTTAGTCAGTCATGTGGAGACCGATCAGCATCTCGCTCTCTATATATAAAAGAGATAAAAATTTATAGTGAAGTCAAGACTATCGAATGGAGATGAGTTCTAGCCATTGACCAAAAGTATTACACTCAAAATAACCTAAAATCTAGTACCACTTTATATACTGGACTAGGTAGGGTCCTAAGTGTATTAAGTTAGCCTTCCTTGTTAGTGGTAATGACTTATATACGTTAAGAAAGTATTAAGCTAGCCTTTATTTTTCGTATAATTACTTATATACGTTAAGAAAGTCTTTTTCATACTGCCCAAGTTAGAGTTATAATTCGGACACGGTGGATGCCGGCTTAGGGTTAATGCGAGAGTGGGAATCTGGATTAACCTGCTACGGTTGACCATCGTAGAAACCCATGGAGAGAATTATGTCAGGACCTGTATAGCCTTGAGATATCTGGCGGTGGCCTCATATCACAGACGGGTTCAATGGATTGCAGTCAGTCCAAATCTTGAACGTGAGCTGTGAAAATTGACAGTCTCGAAATATTGGAAGACGCGTACTCCGTAATGGATCTGAATGCAGCACTAATATCTCAGCTctatatatttttatatagGTATTATATTATCTTAGGTATATCTACTACTTATAGCAATTTTTATTCTTGCTAGGCTCGTAAGTTGTACAATTGGTCTACAATTAATTGAAAAGAGAAATATAAAGAATATAAGAATTACCCTACAATACAAATGATTCTCTTTTGGCGAAAACTTGTAGTGATTTTGTAGTATTGTGCATTTTAGAAGCTGGGCCTGGAATCAAGGAGAGAGCAAGACAAGAAAAAAGCCTATCAGATGGCACCCTTGGCCACTGGACGAAAGACATGCGGAATACCCTGCCAGTACGTCAAGCACTCTCTATAATCCCCAGAATAAACTGAAGAAGGCTAGACTCTTGACTGCAGCACATCGGCCCGACCAGGCGGGACTGACTATATGTTCAATGATCTGTGCATGATCTCACTGCACATCAGCCGATCTAGGTCTGAATCATGCTGGCACGCTAAGCCTCAATCTATTCTTCTCACTTTCGATGGGATAAAACCTTGGAGGATATGCAAATACTGCAATTGCTCTCATATGACTCAACAGAGACCTAGAGATAGTAATGCAAAGACCAGAACAAATCATCGAATCTCGTCTCGAGACAGAGTGCGGTTGTTGGGTCGATTGGGAAGTACAGAGTCTAGACACatcagatcctcctcctttttcCAACTCTTGTAAAGCCCGCAGTACTGTTCGCAGCCGCGGTCGACTCCTTCTAGCACTTGTAGCATCACACTCTTCGCCTCCAGTTGCCCGCTCAACAAGATACTCCTCTGTACTGCTTATCCTGGCATTCCACCAAGCTCTCAGAGCCCTCGCTGTAGCATACGCTTCCTCGCGCTCATCGCCATCCATCTTGCTTTGTGAACCATAAATCCTATCCCCGACAACCCGGACACACCTCAACAGCCCAGCCCACTCCATTGCACCCGAGGTCGCTTCCCGGATAAGCACCTGCATCGCCTCGGGTGTATCTCTAAACTCTGGAAACTGCTGCTGATTTGGATCATTACTATTGCCGTTCCCGCTATCTCGAAACAGATCTTCACCAAGAAAGTCGGCAGAGTTACCTCCGGTGCTACTGCCCACACCTTCAAATATACACCATAACACACGGCCAAGCATGAAAACCATTGCACTTTCACGCTCATCCACACTCAGTGAACGCCAGGTCTTGTTATACCCCGAGGAGAGAAGGCTAGTGTTGATGCCACCACTactgccgccgctgctgttGTGCCACGAAGGCAATGTTTATCCAATAGAGCCTGGTATTCGGCGGCTACGTGGCGTGGGATATACCGTGATTTTCGCGTAGCGAGATAGAGAAGAGAGTGACGTGATTGATCTCCGGTGGGTTCCAGCACACCCATGATCCTCGCTGCTCGAAGTCGATCAAGACGGTATCCcatcccccctcccccaTAGGAGAATGCTTGAGTAGGATATTATCGAGCTTTAGGTCTGGATAGTGTCCCACCGGTGAAGAGACGACATATTCCGGTGCGGAGGTTAGTTGGCACGTCCATTTGACCTTTGTCTCCAAAGGGATATCTCTGGTGCTCTTGAGACAAGCGGCTAACGTTCCAGCGGGATATACTCCAGCAAAAGTCCAGCAACACGCCGCTTACCGCCAAAGGAGACTCTTTTTGTGTCGAGGTAGAGCGGGCGATTAATGATGTTGGGGTGCGGAGGAGTTATAAGCAGGAGACGGAGTTCGTGGTAGAGCAACCGGGGTTTTGGGTCTGGGGAGGATTTGAAGATGACCATCTGGCCTGTGTCTCAGTGGCTCTTGAGAGTGACCAGATGGACCGACTTGTGAAGTTGGTTGACCAGTTCGAGATCTGCGAGGGGGATTGTCCGTGGCATACCCATTAGCGAGGAGATTAGGGGTAAGCCAGGCCAACTCTGCTTCGTACCTTGCCTTCAACGAGATGGAAATCTCCTTGGGGTTCACTGCGATTGTGTTGATTCTTATCGAGGAGCCAAGATGTAAGTTCATGTATATGTTTTCACAGTCGTCGAACTCTTCTGACCAGTTTCCTAACACTGAGAAGATGTGATTAGCCAGGGCAGAgtggccgccgccgttgctAGATATCATTGACGTATAACTCGGCCTCATAGACTTCCAAGGCTCATCTTGGAGGTTTATAGAGCTGCCTAGTCTGATAATGGTACTCAGGTGCATCCGTCCGAGTGCGAATCTCGGAATGGCGAAGATCTTCCTGACTAGATAAATATATCAAAGCTGTATTGAACTGTACTATACATCTGGTTTAGCCTCTCGTGTCTCCTGTATAGAAGCCATGAAGTGGCTGACTAGACCTTCCTTATCAAGGCCATCGCTTTCACATGGTATCGTTTCGATCTTATTGTTGATAGTCTTGATGAGTGTTTTGGGAGCAACTTCCATGACTTGCATGAGTTCCACAAACCAACTCATCCGTCTTTTATACCAGGCTTCTCCCTCGCAAGCGGTATCCCATGTGTCTTTAGATCGAATGTACTGATGCTCTAGCCAGATGACGTACTCAGCCATGGAATTTGCCAAAGGGACAACGTCGAAATCAACTTCTGTATTGAATATTTGGCAAAACGTATCATTCTTATAGTCAACCTGATACGGTTCCTATCCTTGTCAGACGCCTATCACGAACATGGATATGAGGAACTTACACCCGTAGGGCCCTTGGAGTTATTGTGCTCTCTTTTGCGCTTCGCCTCAAGTCGTTCGTCGTGTTTTTCTTTTAGCATACGGATCCATTCAGACCTCAAACACTCAAGTGTCTTGTGGGTCAACGGAAGCATTTCCTTTTCAAGATTTGCAAtaagctcttcttcctcatctagAATCTCGTCGATGTCTGACTCAGCCATCTGATTTCTTGGCCAGAGGAGCTCCCAGTTCAATACGTTGTTCCCTCTATGACAGCACACATGCGTTATCCCCACCCTTTCAAAACAATTTCTGTGTAGGAAACCTATTACGAGTCTTTTAGAGTCTTCACGGCCTCTGAGTTCCTCAACGAGGGAGAGAAATTCCAGCGCCCACACAAAGGCGGGCGCGCGAGCCATGGTATCAACAAAAGTAATATTAAAGGCCGCAGGCAGGAAGCAACCTCCGGGAGAACAGGCACACTGGCAACCGTCCGATATAAAAATGTCGAGGCCGGCCTTTAGGCATATCCGAATGGAATCCATTACATCAAAAGTCCTGGAGTTCAGCCGTCGCAACTGCTGGAGCAGCGGGAACAGGATGGTACGTCCTTTGTGGTCCACATGGTTTATGTTGATTCCGTAGTCAAGCAAGGACTGGATCAGTGTTGCATCTAATATCGGGACCAGCGAGAATATGGCAGGTTTTCCTGCACTGTTGGGTTGACCGAACAGTTCGAAACCTTGTCGCGCCAGCACTTTGACATCTTCGTTGTTTGAGATGAAATGGAGAAGATTGTTATCTTCAGTTCCATCATGACTATTACCGAATCTTATATTGACATCTAAACATAGACCCACGAGCTTTGCAAAGTAAGCGCTCCATGTGTTATCAGGCAACCACTTCTCGCGAGCTATGAGTCGCAGCAGCGCGCAGCAGATGAAGTACTGAGAAATACTCTCCGAGTAGCTGTCTTGAACCGTGTCTAGAATGTCCATTAACAATCGCCAATGGTTGCGGGCAGCTGCATAATCAATAAAGTTCCTTTCCCATCTGGTATCGCGGATGAAAGGGTTCGCCCCTTGCTCGATGAGCAAGCGAACCACGTCTGTCTTGCCCATTCCTGCAGCATACATTAAAGGGGTAATACCGTAGTTGTCCTGGATGTCCATGTCATGGCCACTTTGGACAAGCAGACGGACTGTTTCCACATCGTGAACCGCTAGATGTAAAGGCGTCTGACCCAGAAAGTTCCTCTCCATATGCAATGATGAGCGTGAGAGGAACGAAGTCACCGACGTTGGGGGATCCAGAAGTACGATCTCGTGAAGAGCCGTTAATCCAGCAAAGCCTTTTAACCGCCTATCAATAAGCGCATAGAGTATAAGTGTCTGTTTACTTAACTTACCTGGACTGGCGTTGGCAAGTAAAGCAAGGTAATCGATGAAAAAAGGGTCCGGCGTGAGTTCCTCGGCTATCCAATTTGGCGAACAGGGAGACGGCCAGTCCTCGTAAACTGGCGACTCTATAGAACTTGGGTCAAAGCCATATGCGAGAATCGCCTTGAGCAAGTCGATATGGGGACCTTCGCCGATCCACTTGACGCATTGGACCAGAAACCTGTGGAGGGGGAATCAGCCTGAGTGAAGTCGGCCACAATATCTGAGCTGCAGCATACCTTTGGTCTAGACCTTCAAGAGTCATACCTAATTCGCAGGCGAAGAATTTTAGGAGCTCGAATTGGTCATTCGTGTGCTGGCCTCGATTTGGGCCGCAGTAAAGGAGCTCCTATTGTATGGTTAGACCAGCATAGTGGGAGACAGTCTCACTGATTCCGCACCTGAACATAGTTGCGCCCGCCTGGATGTATATGCCGATTTAACGAGGGGTCACATCTTCTCAGCTCCCGAAATGTCTCCTGAACCTCAGACAGTTTCAGCAGCCCGCAATTAAACCGCCAAAGTGCCTCGAAGCCAGGCGAGGTGTATTTCACCACTCGTTCTATGCTGAGGCCCGGTCTGAGCGAGTATCTTCCAGCGCCGGTGATGAATTCAATGGCAGCATTTACCATGAATGGGATGCCGTATCTAGAGAGGGCAAACTGTAGGCTCCAGCAGTAGAGAGAAGCTGTACACTTCGAATTGCTACATTTTTCAAAGAATGTGGTCGGTGAGGTATACACAATCGCCCAGAACCGAGCTGAACTGCGGTGAGTCAAATGACAGGAGCAGTGGCAGTGCCTGGTAGTACAGTCCAACGCCCGCGATCGTCGTGGTGATGTTATTAGCTCACTCGCGTGAGCTATATGTGGCGGGATGGGCTCCTCGATGCTGGCTCGACTTGCAGGCGTGGAACGCTGTTCTCGCGTCTTGGGGACCGTAGAACTGTCAATAACGGATGAATTTATAGCGAGGGCCATATCCTGAGCCGTTTCCTGAATTGTGCGTTGAGAGTCTATCGCAATCTTACTACGAGAATGTTGAGCGTCAACCTGTCTTTCTGCGACCAGCGTTAGAAGACTCAAAGACAAATCCTGTACGGCAGAGTCAAGCCTTTGCCCGATATCCCTGAGTTGTTTCTTGATGCCTCTGCTATGTCGAGCACCCTGCAGTTTTTTGCCCAGATGGGATAGCTTTTCACTCATTCGCTGGAGGCTATCGTCGACGCTACTGTACTCCAGTTGACAGTCCTCAATAGCAAGATTGACCATTCTAGACGTTTGAACAGTCTCAAGGGATAGTAATATATCCCGCAGCCTCTCAAGACGCTTGACAAGCGACTCTAATTCAGCGCTAGCTTTGTTCTTGCCATACTCGCGAATATCCCGCAGTCGTCTGATCGTTTCGCTGATTTGAAGCGCAAAGGCTGCCACCCCGATACCGGCGGAGACCACTCCAACAACCTCCGCCATACTGTCGTATTTTGTCACTTTGTTTGGtgtacgaggagagagacAGAGAAAGTTGTGGAGAGGATCATGAAGCAGCTCGGTGGGCGAGTGCGCACGAGCTAGCCGCCGTCGCGGGGTCCTGTCGGCCTTGCTAACAACTCAGCCTCATCAGACAGCCAATAAAGTTTGAGACTCCTACAGAGAATAGGATAAAGGATGTAGAGTACTGTCGTTGATTAGAGCAACACAAGAAATCTCAATGCCGCCTGCAGACGACACTCAGATATACCAGTTCACTGGCCATCTTAGCATCGCGTTCACCCTGTCGATGCCAATAGCATTTCACCTTCAATTTATTAGAACGGGGTTCTCCCAGAATAGTCTCGCAAGAAGACAGAGAATCCTTCCCACCAGCTTCAAGAGACCCGGGCACTTCTGCCTCACAGTCACGTGTTGTTCCATGCCCTACCATAGCCTCAATTAAATAATCTTCGTACCAGATGGATGCTGTTAGTGGAGGATGCAGAGTAACTAGAGATACTAACATTTCTGGGAGAGTCTGACTTTTAGCGTTAGAACAATAACAGAGTAGGCGAGAATTTACGTACCGCAGCCGGCTTGGGCAGAACCCAGCACGAATTGTGTCGAGGTAGAGCAATGGTAGACGTTTTGATCATTGTGAGTGGACAGTCAAGTGAGTTATTCAAAAGAGGTTCCATGAGCCAGAGATATGCAAGGCTGCACTACCTAGAGGTGACGGGCCTTTAGTCGTCTTTGGCGCGAAGGGATGGAATGACCAACAAATCTTTGTCTAGTATTCCTGAACAGGATTATGACTCTCCAGATGGTGTATTGGCCGAAGTATGCGCCTAGCTATGCTAATATACTGCCCTATTTCATGCGAGACTCAGAACGGCTTTCATGGCCATGTACACCCACGAAAACGGGGTGAGCTTACTACATTCACGTACTCGATCTAGCCGAGGTAGAGTATATCTAATCATCCACTTATTCGTTCCACGATGATATTTGACCAGACTCGGTTTTTGGGGGTGGGGGCTTATAATATGGTTGGATTGCCATTGAAAGAGCATAAAATTGGGCTAGAACCCGTATAATCTGACCTCTGTTGCAAGGAGCCCAACAACCATTTTCTGGCCATTCAGCCCTGCCTGTGAGAGAGAGCGTGCTTCTCGTCAAATCATTGCATGCGGTGCTCTTTAGAACGAGGCTGTAACTAAGCGCCCGCAGCAAATGATTGGCGATGGGCGCTCACAGTGCTGCTTTGAGtgcagccaagaagaagcgtaGACCCAACAAGATAAAGCGCCTAACAGTGCCACAGACCTCTATTCTTAGTGCCTTATCTGACAAGTCTATAAAATCGTAACGGTAGTCATgttctctccatcttcatcaacgcAGCCAAAATCGGTAAATAAAGCAAAGATTTGCAGGATTAGCTGCCTTGTCTTTTTCCTGTGACAACACTACAGTACCTTACCCatcaaaagagaagaaaaaaaaagcagcGGGGTCCTTATACTGAACCTAGAGCCTTTCTGCTGAGCACCCCAGTATCATTTTATTTCTATATTCCTTTTGTTAGCCAACTGACCGGCCAAAATGATCGACCCAGCCGTCCTTCGGCGCCAGCATGACGAGTTATGCAAGGCCGAGAGCAGCAAGGATGAAATTATTAAAGTCTGTTGCCTTCTTTAACGCCCCTGAAAGACTTGACAAGCTGACTCTTCTGCTAGAACCTTTTCGAGCATATTGAAGATCTTGAGGAAAAGCTTCAGATTGAAAAGAATGAGGTCGATTCTCAAAGGCGGGCGGTTATTTCGCTCAGAGACGAGCGAAACGAATTCAAAGCTCAGATGGAGGACCTCGTTGATGAGAAAGTGAGTTGCTGCCTCATATTTCCTGATAGGCTCCTGACGCAGCGATACAGCGTAAATTAGATTATGTATCTGTTTTAGTAGATGGTGATGGTATGAATGTAGGTGATATGCATCTATCCAGAGAGGCCACGACTCCTAACAGATATCAGTTCCAGGACCGGTTTATCCAGGATGGCAAAAAAGGTGGCCACGACGCTGCACAGGCTTTGATTTACGCGGTACAGGAGCATATCAAAGAGATTGACCCCAAGGCGAGTCCAATTATCAACTGCAATATCCGGGTCTATTCGAATGTGCATGGCTTGACCAAGGTCTACCGCGAGACCGGCATCATCCGTTCTGACTCAGACTTATCTGCTTTTATTCGAGGTTTCAATATGGAAAACCCGCTGTGTGACTTTGTCGATGCGGGTAATGGGAAAGAATGTGCTGATGTCAAGATAAAAGGTTATCCTATCTGGTCCCCCTCATCCAGGAGTACTAACCAACATGGATGGGGTTAGGTTTGTTcgcagaagatatcaacaacgTCCACTGTCGCCGCATTATCTTCTGCGCGTCCGCAGATAGCGGCTACGCGCGTGTATTAGGTCCCCATCGTGGATCGAGACGTATCTCTATCGTCAAGGGGCCTCCTTTCCCCCGCGAGATGGCCGAGCTGGCTGCGAGCTTCGAGACCGTGACATTCTCAGACGTATTCAAATCGTCCAAGTTGTTACTCCCAGTCAGGAAATTATCGTCCCAAGACATCACTAGCCCAGCGATAGCGTCCGCCAACATGCCCGCCATAGTGCATAATCATAACTCCATCCCCAACTACGCCTCGGCAGCGAAGGCCGCTGCGGCGGCTACAATTGCACCAACGAAGGACAGCAAGACTAAATCAGAGTCTAAGCCTCGACTATTAGTCTGTCTTAATGCCCGCAACCAGCGCGTCGATAGTGTCCTCAAAAAATCGTCTAAAGAGGCCATCACCGCACTCAAGCGACGCAAACTCTGCAACCAGTTCCATATCCTAGGATACTGCCACAACATGGCTACGTACGGCAGCTGCACGCACGAACACGGAACTGAGCTCAGCATGCAGGAGCTCAATGATCTGATGCGCGTTGCACGCTTGACTCCGTGCTTTAGTGGGCTTATGTGCCGCGATGTTAACTGTATCTCTGGCCACCAATGTCCGTATCAGGACTACTGTACGTATAAAAGTGATTGTAAATTCAAGGATATGCACAACGTGAACACGGTTATTGTGAGAGAATTGGAAGTTTAAACTTGAAAGTTCTTTTTTATTCTATATATTTTCATTCTCTTATTTTTATTGCTATATTTTTACCTACTGGTAGTCAGGAACGCGAAGCTCAAACTGAAATTCGTTTGCTTTTGTGGACATGGGAATATAGACGGAAATATAGAGTGGTTGGTCTATGCACTATGTGCTAAGGCTGCTTAAGGCTCTTAAGGACTTTTCAAGGGCGCTCAGGTTACCTACGACTCCCTCCGAGATCACACGTGTCGCAGGGCTTACTGGACAGCCTAGCACATTTGAAGCTTCTATATCAGATAATAGCATATGGTTATATGTGTATAAGCCAGAAAGAACGTGCTTAAGGCCAAGGCACAAGCGGCTAATGCAGGTCGAGGATAGACTTTGGTAGGTCCTTGCATAAAGAGACAACGTGGTACAACTTCAGGCAATTATAAAAAGTCACGGCTGCGATGGCTTGATTCGTGGTAAAACCAGAATACGTTGAGATATTCAGCTCATATCACCAGAGGTCGACAAACACGATAGCTGGAGATGTAAAAAGGTATCGGTGGTATGCACCACCCCCGCCGGGCTTCTGCCCTGCGGCATGCCTTGTAAGCCTATTCCTCTAACACCTGTGTACCCTCACTATCGCTTGAACACCCAAGGGCATCCTCTACAGCTTGGATTAAACTGGCGGCTGGCTCGGACACTAACGCCAGCGCTTCCTGAACAAGACCCAAGACTTGGCATACGACGCCCACTAGATCGAGCTGACGACTCCGCAGACGGGTAGACGGGACGATAGTTTCTCGAGCTGCTGCGCAGTTGTCGGCGCTAAACGCATTGACGAGGTCACTGTAACCTGCGGTGAAGGACTCGATTGCGGCGAGGCGCTGCTcgagttgaggaagaagtaagGAGGACGTGCCGGGGGGAATATATTGGGTCAAGTTGAGGAGAGGGCCAAGGTTGGCGTTGAATGCTTCCAGTTCGGAACAGAGCatatagattggggggagcGAAATGGACGACCTAGAGACAGAgaccgacgaagaggaagcggCATACGCAACTCCACCTAGAAGGGCGAAGAGatgcaggaagagaagagtcaTGTTTACTGAGCCTCGGTAGACTTGAGAGACGGCTGTGACATGCGGATgaagacagaagaagagcttcaggGAATGGGATAAACGCCTTAAGTAGTCGGCCATTGAGGTAAATGATTTGCATTATACGGTGTATTATGCCATTCTACCAGACTACTGCGTAATGCAATAACTGACCGAACAGTGAGAGACGATGCTTGCGGTTAATTTCTAACGCCTTGATCATATTCTTCACCTATGTACTCGCTATCGTGCTTGCTTGAACAAGTCTATCACGAGTGCCGGAAGGTCTTTTAAGCTACTTGGCGGCACATGTGTTTTCGAACTGAAGCAGGAACCCTGCCTGGGTTAAACTAAATGACCAGC encodes the following:
- a CDS encoding uncharacterized protein (transcript_id=CADANIAT00004119) gives rise to the protein MYSILCQVGPRDIPAFGDALMAVRATKVVVDHFHKGQLPPNPFQLDSLSADSHEVSFEELRQILNLVHLIRCIEDFCLYNTEWGRDCYFHLKQENKAAPPQENWLKWQERFHRSMYQSFLMGAVLSRAYQQPLDPSNNCPEHFFKDINTRLQGDEPVLRNDEMAYLLRYPVFNFEAYEDHEPIYGQLADFLVQQSRHRAQSRSNLPDFYPEDAIPNDLDRGQASLLYAETVQCLLASMTLLNHEGYSPIFEKDNKNPDIKSLSRKVTIVPLGSFYPEQIAMPTSVHAAHQTRLLKSPLPQETGESSWNPSARFMSLFLDIMHSSSGQPNHYADTFPTPPPPLQIFQFISRKFLGLRFSDEAFDVEDIDAAHKLFVHHPTASGIYEDEWPDLIPSIFDTPDGGGEYDAYYVV
- a CDS encoding uncharacterized protein (transcript_id=CADANIAT00004120), whose product is MIKTSTIALPRHNSCWVLPKPAAGERDAKMASELADRTPRRRLARAHSPTELLHDPLHNFLCLSPRTPNKVTKYDSMAEVVGVVSAGIGVAAFALQISETIRRLRDIREYGKNKASAELESLVKRLERLRDILLSLETVQTSRMVNLAIEDCQLEYSSVDDSLQRMSEKLSHLGKKLQGARHSRGIKKQLRDIGQRLDSAVQDLSLSLLTLVAERQVDAQHSRSKIAIDSQRTIQETAQDMALAINSSVIDSSTVPKTREQRSTPASRASIEEPIPPHIAHATSLYCWSLQFALSRYGIPFMVNAAIEFITGAGRYSLRPGLSIERVVKYTSPGFEALWRFNCGLLKLSEVQETFRELRRCDPSLNRHIHPGGRNYVQELLYCGPNRGQHTNDQFELLKFFACELESPVYEDWPSPCSPNWIAEELTPDPFFIDYLALLANASPGFAGLTALHEIVLLDPPTSVTSFLSRSSLHMERNFLGQTPLHLAVHDVETVRLLVQSGHDMDIQDNYGITPLMYAAGMGKTDVVRLLIEQGANPFIRDTRWERNFIDYAAARNHWRLLMDILDTVQDSYSESISQYFICCALLRLIAREKWLPDNTWSAYFAKLVGLCLDVNIRFGNSHDGTEDNNLLHFISNNEDVKVLARQGFELFGQPNSAGKPAIFSLVPILDATLIQSLLDYGININHVDHKGRTILFPLLQQLRRLNSRTFDVMDSIRICLKAGLDIFISDGCQCACSPGGCFLPAAFNITFVDTMARAPAFVWALEFLSLVEELRGREDSKRLVIGFLHRNCFERVGITHVCCHRGNNVLNWELLWPRNQMAESDIDEILDEEEELIANLEKEMLPLTHKTLECLRSEWIRMLKEKHDERLEAKRKREHNNSKGPTGEPYQVDYKNDTFCQIFNTEVDFDVVPLANSMAEYVIWLEHQYIRSKDTWDTACEGEAWYKRRMSWFVELMQVMEVAPKTLIKTINNKIETIPCESDGLDKEVRKIFAIPRFALGRMHLSTIIRLGSSINLQDEPWKSMRPSYTSMISSNGGGHSALANHIFSVLGNWSEEFDDCENIYMNLHLGSSIRINTIAVNPKEISISLKASSGGSSGGINTSLLSSGYNKTWRSLSVDERESAMVFMLGRVLWCIFEGVGSSTGGNSADFLGEDLFRDSGNGNSNDPNQQQFPEFRDTPEAMQVLIREATSGAMEWAGLLRCVRVVGDRIYGSQSKMDGDEREEAYATARALRAWWNARISSTEEYLVERATGGEECDATSARRSRPRLRTVLRALQELEKGGGSDVSRLCTSQSTQQPHSVSRRDSMICSGLCITISRSLLSHMRAIAVFAYPPRFYPIESEKNRLRLSVPA
- a CDS encoding CCCH zinc finger DNA binding protein (transcript_id=CADANIAT00004121) — translated: MIDPAVLRRQHDELCKAESSKDEIIKNLFEHIEDLEEKLQIEKNEVDSQRRAVISLRDERNEFKAQMEDLVDEKAPDAAIQRDMHLSREATTPNRYQFQDRFIQDGKKGGHDAAQALIYAVQEHIKEIDPKASPIINCNIRVYSNVHGLTKVYRETGIIRSDSDLSAFIRGFNMENPLCDFVDAGNGKECADVKIKGLFAEDINNVHCRRIIFCASADSGYARVLGPHRGSRRISIVKGPPFPREMAELAASFETVTFSDVFKSSKLLLPVRKLSSQDITSPAIASANMPAIVHNHNSIPNYASAAKAAAAATIAPTKDSKTKSESKPRLLVCLNARNQRVDSVLKKSSKEAITALKRRKLCNQFHILGYCHNMATYGSCTHEHGTELSMQELNDLMRVARLTPCFSGLMCRDVNCISGHQLIVNSRICTT